A section of the Motilibacter aurantiacus genome encodes:
- a CDS encoding aldehyde dehydrogenase family protein, with protein MTVISRSPQDPDDVVLETGAAGREAVLAAAERARTAYASWAATPASARGAALTAAATAVEAVADELAALVVREVGKPVVEARGEVARAVGILRYYAQAALLPEGDVLPAPDGRSLLHTRRRPRGVAGLLTPWNFPLAIPVWKAAPALAYGNTVLLKPAEEAPACAERLAELLAASLPADVLTVLQGGGETGAAVVGVADVVSFTGSEAVGAVVRRAAAERGVPAQCEMGGQNASVVLPDADLDAAAAAIAGAAMGYAGQKCTATSRVVVVGDAEAFAERLATAVEALGFGDPAEAGTALGPVISPQARDAVVGAVAEAEKAGARVLTGGTASGPGWAVAPAVVARVPDGHRLLREEVFGPVCAVVGAPDVDAAVAEANAVRHGLVAAVFTRDLARGLELPARLRTGMVKVNAPTSGVDFHAPFGGTKSSSYGPREQGLAAKELYTETATVTITP; from the coding sequence GTGACCGTGATCAGCCGTTCGCCGCAGGACCCCGACGACGTCGTGCTCGAGACCGGCGCTGCCGGCCGGGAGGCGGTGCTCGCCGCGGCGGAGCGGGCCCGCACGGCGTACGCGTCGTGGGCCGCGACCCCGGCGAGCGCTCGCGGGGCCGCTCTCACCGCCGCCGCGACCGCCGTCGAGGCCGTCGCCGACGAGCTGGCCGCGCTGGTCGTGCGGGAGGTCGGCAAGCCGGTCGTCGAGGCGCGCGGCGAGGTCGCCCGGGCCGTCGGCATCCTGCGCTACTACGCGCAGGCCGCCCTGCTGCCCGAGGGCGACGTGCTGCCCGCTCCCGACGGCCGGTCGCTCCTGCACACCCGTCGCCGGCCCCGGGGCGTGGCCGGGCTGCTGACGCCCTGGAACTTCCCGCTCGCCATCCCGGTCTGGAAGGCGGCCCCCGCCCTCGCGTACGGCAACACCGTGCTGCTCAAGCCGGCGGAGGAGGCGCCCGCCTGCGCCGAGCGGCTGGCCGAGCTGCTCGCCGCGTCGCTGCCCGCCGACGTCCTCACCGTCCTGCAGGGCGGTGGCGAGACGGGTGCCGCGGTCGTGGGCGTCGCCGACGTGGTCTCCTTCACCGGCTCCGAGGCGGTCGGGGCGGTCGTGCGGCGCGCGGCGGCCGAGCGCGGCGTCCCGGCCCAGTGCGAGATGGGCGGGCAGAACGCGTCCGTCGTCCTGCCCGACGCCGACCTCGACGCGGCGGCGGCGGCGATCGCGGGCGCGGCCATGGGCTACGCGGGGCAGAAGTGCACGGCCACGAGCCGGGTGGTCGTCGTCGGGGACGCCGAGGCCTTCGCGGAGCGGCTGGCCACCGCCGTCGAGGCGCTCGGCTTCGGCGACCCGGCGGAGGCCGGCACGGCCCTCGGGCCGGTGATCTCCCCGCAGGCGCGCGACGCCGTGGTCGGCGCGGTCGCCGAGGCCGAGAAGGCGGGCGCGCGGGTGCTCACGGGCGGCACGGCCTCCGGGCCGGGCTGGGCAGTGGCCCCCGCGGTCGTGGCGCGCGTGCCCGACGGGCACCGGCTGCTGCGCGAGGAGGTCTTCGGCCCGGTGTGCGCCGTCGTCGGCGCCCCCGACGTCGACGCCGCGGTCGCCGAGGCCAACGCCGTACGCCACGGGCTGGTCGCCGCGGTCTTCACCCGCGACCTCGCGCGCGGCCTGGAGCTGCCCGCCCGGCTGCGCACCGGCATGGTCAAGGTGAACGCACCGACGTCCGGCGTCGACTTCCACGCCCCGTTCGGCGGGACGAAGAGCTCGAGCTACGGCCCCCGGGAGCAGGGCCTGGCCGCGAAGGAGCTCTACACCGAGACCGCGACGGTCACGATCACGCCCTGA
- a CDS encoding LacI family DNA-binding transcriptional regulator, producing the protein MSTTSIKQVAQHAGVSVGTVSNVLNRPEVVAATTRQKVQAAIRELGFVRNESARALRSGRSRTVGLVVLDVANPFFTDVARGAEAVADEQGSVVSLCNSGDDPERERRHLERLEEQRVQGLLVTPVDATSPRLDQLVERGMRVVLVDRGPAGDDRCSVAVDDVEGGRLAATHLAEQGHRRIAFVGGPAGIRQVADRLEGATKAAADADVALRVLETPSLTVTAGRAAGERIAELPASQRPTGVTCANDLLALGVLQEMTRRGLRVPQDVAIVGYDDIDYAAAAAVPLSSVRQPRDLLGRTAAELLFEEINDPEAHEHRQVVFEPELAVRESSIHRRRRRSNG; encoded by the coding sequence ATGTCCACCACCAGCATCAAGCAGGTCGCCCAGCACGCCGGTGTCTCGGTGGGCACGGTCAGCAACGTCCTGAACCGGCCGGAGGTGGTCGCCGCCACCACCCGGCAGAAGGTCCAGGCGGCCATCCGGGAGCTGGGCTTCGTCCGCAACGAGTCGGCGCGCGCGCTGCGGTCCGGCCGCAGCCGGACCGTCGGCCTCGTGGTCCTCGACGTGGCCAACCCGTTCTTCACCGACGTCGCCCGCGGCGCCGAGGCAGTGGCCGACGAGCAGGGCAGCGTCGTCTCGCTGTGCAACAGCGGTGACGACCCCGAGCGCGAGCGGCGCCACCTCGAGCGCCTGGAGGAGCAACGCGTGCAGGGGCTGCTCGTCACCCCGGTGGACGCGACCAGCCCGCGGCTCGACCAGTTGGTCGAGCGCGGCATGCGGGTGGTCCTGGTGGACCGCGGCCCGGCCGGCGACGACCGTTGCTCGGTGGCGGTCGACGACGTCGAGGGTGGTCGCCTGGCCGCCACGCACCTCGCCGAGCAGGGCCACCGCCGCATCGCGTTCGTCGGAGGCCCTGCCGGCATCCGGCAGGTCGCCGACCGGCTCGAGGGGGCGACAAAGGCGGCCGCGGATGCCGACGTCGCGCTGCGGGTGCTCGAGACCCCCAGCCTGACCGTCACGGCCGGGCGGGCCGCGGGGGAGCGGATCGCCGAGCTTCCCGCGTCCCAGCGGCCCACCGGGGTCACCTGCGCCAACGACTTGCTCGCGCTCGGGGTCCTGCAGGAGATGACGCGCCGCGGGCTGCGGGTCCCCCAGGACGTCGCGATCGTGGGCTACGACGACATCGACTACGCGGCGGCCGCCGCCGTCCCGCTGTCCTCGGTCCGACAGCCGCGCGACCTGCTCGGACGTACGGCCGCCGAGCTGCTCTTCGAGGAGATCAACGACCCGGAGGCCCACGAGCACCGGCAGGTGGTCTTCGAGCCGGAGCTCGCCGTCCGGGAGTCCAGCATCCACCGCCGGCGCCGCCGGTCGAACGGATGA
- a CDS encoding ABC transporter ATP-binding protein: MPTKPDLAFSQAGAAGGEPEAMLTVEGLQVHYQLRAGALSRVLGRTPPAVKAVDGIDLTLRRGEVLGLVGESGSGKTTLGRALLGLVPATGGSIRYRDQEIVGLPESRLRPLRRKLQMVFQDPHASLNPSMDIGTAVGDPLRVHGIGANEEERRALVRQALETVGLAPAERFMPMYPSDLSGGQKQRAVIARAIVLEPDLLVADEPVSMLDMSVRAKILQLMMDLGERLGLTYVYITHDLATAKLFCDRVAIMYLGRIVEIGTSEEIFDNPRHPYTKALLRAVPTPGLIRDVPHDLPRGEVPDAVRPPAGCSFHPRCPAAFAPCGWEARDLRSTLEDRWSRLDAAAYREESALFADLKELDAPGPSVRIRPASGKGSELLALLEGMRSGAAEDRVWRGVRAVREDAGAVVVDFRDQVDPVPLAVGTSRVECHLFDPELSPLSEEARG, encoded by the coding sequence TTGCCGACGAAGCCTGACCTCGCGTTCTCCCAGGCCGGCGCCGCCGGCGGCGAGCCGGAGGCGATGCTGACCGTCGAAGGCCTGCAGGTCCACTACCAGCTGCGCGCCGGGGCGTTGTCCCGCGTGCTCGGCCGGACGCCTCCGGCGGTGAAGGCCGTCGACGGGATCGACCTCACCCTGCGCCGCGGTGAGGTGCTGGGCCTCGTCGGGGAGTCCGGCAGCGGCAAGACGACCCTCGGGCGGGCCCTGCTGGGGCTGGTCCCCGCGACCGGGGGCAGCATCCGCTACCGGGACCAGGAGATCGTCGGCCTGCCCGAGAGCCGGCTCCGGCCGCTGCGCCGCAAGCTGCAGATGGTCTTCCAGGACCCGCACGCCTCGCTCAACCCGTCCATGGACATCGGCACGGCGGTGGGCGACCCGCTGCGCGTGCACGGCATCGGAGCGAACGAGGAGGAGCGCCGGGCGCTGGTCCGGCAGGCGCTCGAGACCGTCGGGCTGGCCCCGGCAGAGCGCTTCATGCCGATGTACCCGTCGGACCTGTCCGGCGGGCAGAAGCAGCGTGCGGTGATCGCCCGGGCGATCGTGCTCGAGCCGGATCTGCTCGTCGCCGACGAGCCGGTGTCCATGCTGGACATGAGCGTGCGGGCCAAGATCCTGCAGCTGATGATGGACCTCGGCGAGCGGCTGGGCCTCACCTACGTCTACATCACGCACGACCTCGCGACGGCGAAGCTCTTCTGCGACCGCGTCGCGATCATGTACCTCGGCCGCATCGTCGAGATCGGGACGTCGGAGGAGATCTTCGACAACCCGCGCCACCCCTACACCAAGGCACTGCTGCGGGCGGTCCCGACGCCCGGGCTCATCCGCGACGTGCCGCACGACCTCCCGCGCGGCGAGGTGCCGGACGCCGTACGCCCCCCGGCCGGCTGCTCGTTCCACCCGCGCTGCCCCGCGGCGTTCGCGCCCTGCGGCTGGGAGGCCCGCGACCTCCGGTCCACGCTGGAGGACCGCTGGTCCCGGCTGGACGCGGCGGCGTACCGGGAGGAGAGCGCGCTCTTCGCCGACCTCAAGGAGCTGGACGCGCCGGGCCCGTCCGTCCGCATCCGGCCGGCGTCGGGCAAGGGCAGCGAGCTGCTCGCGCTGCTCGAGGGCATGCGGTCGGGAGCAGCGGAGGACCGGGTCTGGCGGGGCGTGAGGGCGGTCCGCGAGGACGCGGGGGCGGTGGTGGTGGACTTCCGCGACCAGGTCGACCCTGTACCCCTCGCGGTGGGCACGTCCCGCGTCGAGTGCCACCTGTTCGACCCGGAGCTCAGCCCGCTCAGCGAGGAGGCCCGCGGCTGA
- a CDS encoding ABC transporter ATP-binding protein — protein MSALLDASPAPQHAGPVISVDGLRIWYGSPRGPVKAVDDVDLVINAGESVGLVGESGCGKSTLGRGLLGLLPEGARMTGKALLRGEDVVALPPDRLRAMRGSELGLVFQEPMTRLNPLMRVSDHFDELLRTHEPSLSKAQREERALEALRATGIPPSRHKQFPHEFSGGMRQRIMIALTLVLKPALIVADEPTTALDVLVEAQVLALLSDLRKTSDTALLLITHNLGIVAEACDRVAVMYAGKIVEQGDARQVFNDPAHPYTRSLLASTISLETTELTSIPGAPPDLANPPTGCRFHPRCPDAMQVCPARDPGDAVAEGGQRVSCWLHRLDELSAADRAPLQREEISVADEA, from the coding sequence GTGAGCGCGCTCCTCGACGCCTCGCCGGCGCCCCAGCACGCAGGCCCCGTCATCTCCGTCGACGGGCTGCGCATCTGGTACGGCAGCCCGCGCGGCCCCGTCAAGGCCGTGGACGACGTCGACCTCGTCATCAACGCCGGGGAGTCCGTCGGGCTGGTCGGCGAGTCCGGGTGCGGCAAGTCCACGCTCGGCCGCGGACTGCTCGGGCTGCTGCCCGAGGGCGCCCGGATGACCGGCAAGGCCCTGCTGCGCGGGGAGGACGTCGTCGCCCTCCCTCCGGACCGGCTGCGGGCCATGCGCGGCAGCGAGCTCGGGCTCGTGTTCCAGGAGCCGATGACCCGGCTCAACCCGCTCATGCGGGTGAGCGACCACTTCGACGAGCTGCTGCGCACCCACGAGCCGTCGCTGTCGAAGGCGCAGCGGGAGGAGCGCGCCCTGGAGGCGCTGCGGGCCACCGGCATCCCGCCGTCCCGGCACAAGCAGTTCCCCCACGAGTTCTCCGGCGGCATGCGGCAGCGCATCATGATCGCGCTGACCCTTGTGCTGAAGCCGGCGCTGATCGTCGCGGACGAGCCGACGACCGCCCTCGACGTCCTCGTCGAGGCACAGGTGCTGGCGCTGCTGTCGGACCTGCGCAAGACCTCCGACACCGCGCTGCTGCTCATCACCCACAACCTCGGGATCGTGGCGGAGGCCTGCGACCGGGTCGCCGTCATGTACGCCGGCAAGATCGTCGAGCAGGGCGACGCACGGCAGGTCTTCAACGACCCGGCCCATCCCTACACGCGGTCGCTCCTGGCCTCGACGATCTCGCTGGAGACCACCGAGCTGACCTCCATCCCGGGCGCCCCGCCGGACCTCGCCAACCCGCCCACCGGCTGCCGGTTCCACCCGCGGTGCCCCGACGCCATGCAGGTCTGCCCCGCCCGCGACCCGGGCGACGCGGTCGCCGAGGGCGGCCAGCGGGTGAGCTGCTGGCTGCACCGCCTCGACGAGCTCTCCGCGGCCGACCGTGCGCCGCTCCAGCGCGAGGAGATCAGCGTTGCCGACGAAGCCTGA
- a CDS encoding ABC transporter permease — protein sequence MAADPLALQAPTTPPAPSAKRRGRVLAPLRRARGVPRWLLIGGITVTAFFVVLALLAPWIAPYDFDQYRDADARFPKLEGPDGTHLFGTTVQSLDVLSRTVYGARTALEVVALAVVFSVVVGVPLGLISGYRGGWLDRVLVLFMDALFAFPYLLLAIVIAFILSDTWIGGGVWTAAIAITAVYIPQYFRVVRASTLSAREATYVEAARAIGAKPRTIVMRYLFSNVVHSVPVIATLNAADAILTLAGLGFLGYGIQPTEAAEWGYDLQRAISDAGAGIWWTALFPGLAITVLVVALTLVGEGLNEIINPTLRRRIVTTVMMPDDTDDGSTPTRRTTEEVGP from the coding sequence ATGGCCGCCGACCCCCTGGCCCTCCAGGCGCCCACGACACCTCCCGCCCCGTCGGCGAAGCGGCGCGGCCGCGTCCTTGCCCCGCTCCGACGCGCACGCGGCGTGCCCCGCTGGCTGCTGATCGGCGGCATCACGGTCACCGCGTTCTTCGTGGTGCTCGCCCTCCTCGCGCCCTGGATCGCGCCGTACGACTTCGACCAGTACCGCGACGCGGACGCGCGCTTCCCCAAGCTCGAGGGACCCGACGGCACGCACCTGTTCGGGACCACGGTGCAGTCGCTGGACGTGCTGTCGCGCACCGTGTACGGCGCACGCACCGCACTCGAGGTGGTCGCCCTCGCGGTCGTCTTCTCGGTCGTGGTCGGCGTGCCGCTCGGGCTCATCTCCGGCTACCGCGGCGGCTGGCTCGACCGCGTGCTCGTCCTCTTCATGGATGCGCTCTTCGCCTTTCCCTATCTCCTGCTCGCGATCGTCATCGCCTTCATCCTGTCCGACACGTGGATCGGCGGCGGCGTCTGGACCGCTGCGATAGCGATCACCGCCGTCTACATCCCGCAGTACTTCCGAGTGGTGCGGGCGAGCACGCTCAGCGCGCGGGAGGCGACGTACGTCGAGGCGGCACGCGCGATCGGCGCGAAGCCGCGCACCATCGTGATGCGCTACCTGTTCTCCAACGTCGTGCACAGCGTGCCGGTCATCGCGACGTTGAACGCCGCCGACGCGATCCTCACGCTGGCCGGGCTCGGCTTCCTGGGCTACGGCATCCAGCCGACCGAGGCCGCCGAGTGGGGCTACGACCTGCAGCGGGCCATCTCGGACGCGGGCGCGGGCATCTGGTGGACGGCGCTCTTCCCGGGACTCGCGATCACTGTCCTGGTCGTCGCGCTCACGCTCGTGGGCGAGGGCCTGAACGAGATCATCAACCCGACCCTGCGGCGGCGCATCGTCACCACCGTGATGATGCCGGACGACACCGACGACGGGTCCACACCGACACGACGCACAACCGAGGAGGTCGGCCCGTGA
- a CDS encoding ABC transporter permease has product MGSLARYVGVRLLLVVPMVLILLSVVFLLMRVAPGDPVSSALGGRLSAEELAERRAAAGFDVPVWRQYVDYLGQVVQLDFGRTITDNRAVSEIVVDNGGATLTLTVAAVIVAFLVGLPLGLWSGRRRDRLDDVGIRLFGIVTFAAPVFFVGLLFQLFFGKSLGWFPTSGQASPRIQASIPEKTHILLVDALLAGDMTAFRDALHHLVLPAVTLGLLVVGVLIRLVRVNIIQTLQSDYVEAARARGIAEGRVVRKHALRNALVPVITVMGLQVAALLGGAVLTEQTFNWPGIGNELVGYLNDRDYTAVQGIITMFALIVVGVSLLIDIVNALVDPRIRY; this is encoded by the coding sequence GTGGGCTCGCTGGCGCGCTATGTCGGCGTACGGCTGCTGCTCGTCGTCCCGATGGTGCTGATCCTGCTCAGCGTCGTCTTCCTGCTCATGCGCGTGGCGCCCGGAGACCCGGTCAGCAGCGCGCTCGGCGGCCGGCTCTCCGCCGAGGAGCTGGCCGAGCGACGGGCCGCGGCGGGCTTTGACGTGCCGGTCTGGCGGCAGTACGTCGACTACCTCGGACAGGTGGTGCAGCTGGACTTCGGGCGCACGATCACCGACAACCGGGCCGTCAGCGAGATCGTCGTCGACAACGGCGGCGCCACGCTGACCCTGACGGTCGCAGCCGTCATCGTCGCGTTCCTGGTCGGCCTGCCGCTGGGCCTGTGGTCCGGCCGTCGCCGCGACCGGCTCGACGACGTCGGCATCCGCCTCTTCGGCATCGTCACCTTCGCCGCGCCGGTCTTCTTCGTGGGGCTGCTCTTCCAGCTCTTCTTCGGCAAGAGCCTCGGCTGGTTCCCGACCTCGGGGCAGGCGAGCCCGCGCATCCAGGCCTCGATCCCGGAGAAGACCCACATCCTGCTCGTCGACGCCCTGCTGGCCGGGGACATGACGGCCTTCCGCGACGCGCTGCACCACCTCGTCCTGCCGGCCGTGACGCTCGGGCTGCTCGTCGTCGGCGTCCTCATCCGTCTCGTTCGGGTCAACATCATCCAGACGCTGCAGAGCGACTACGTGGAAGCGGCCCGCGCCCGTGGCATCGCCGAGGGACGGGTCGTCCGCAAGCACGCACTGCGCAACGCCCTGGTGCCCGTCATCACGGTCATGGGCCTGCAGGTCGCCGCCCTGCTCGGCGGCGCGGTGCTCACCGAGCAGACCTTCAACTGGCCCGGGATCGGCAACGAGCTCGTCGGCTACCTCAACGACCGCGACTACACCGCGGTGCAGGGCATCATCACGATGTTCGCGCTCATCGTCGTCGGAGTGAGCCTGCTCATCGACATCGTCAACGCACTGGTCGACCCGAGGATCCGCTACTGA
- a CDS encoding ABC transporter substrate-binding protein, giving the protein MAAGLVASLGLTACGGGDDDESGTDGAAATPQSSAGGSSSESVVLGTTDTVTSTDPAGAYDLGSWTLIYNMYQNLMKIQPGSATPVPDAAESCDFTNPTTYTCTLKSGLKFSNGSDLTSEDVKASFDRMVAIEDDSGPSSLFANLKSTAAPDPTTVTMTLNNPDATWPFVLTTGAGAIVDSEVYPADSLLPSEQAVGSGPYKLASFQSGQQAVFEPNESYTGDVELKNNGFIVQYYTEASALKLAIEEGDVDVAYRSLAPTDIEDLRGESGQGVQVVEGNGTEIRYLTFQTDQAPSNNKAVRQAIAQLIDRQAIAEQAYDGTVTPLYSMIPQGLDYHTEAFQEKYGEPDVEKAKALLGGVSTPVDVTLWYTPTHYGPNAADEITEIQRQLEESGLFKVTIENTEWQQYQTDYKAGTYPLYQLGWFPDFPDPDNYSAPFLDGKGGYFNNGYENPRLTELIAQEQGSTDDAEREAAFAEIQEITAEDVPVLPVWQGKQIAAVRDGVTGVQDTFDPSFTFRFWLVSKQG; this is encoded by the coding sequence GTGGCAGCTGGGCTCGTCGCGAGCCTCGGGCTGACCGCCTGCGGCGGGGGCGACGACGACGAGAGCGGCACGGACGGCGCGGCGGCGACGCCGCAGTCGAGCGCGGGCGGCTCGTCGAGCGAGTCCGTCGTCCTCGGCACCACCGACACGGTGACCAGCACCGACCCGGCCGGGGCCTACGACCTCGGCTCGTGGACGCTGATCTACAACATGTACCAGAACCTGATGAAGATCCAGCCCGGCTCCGCGACCCCCGTCCCGGACGCGGCCGAGAGCTGCGACTTCACCAACCCGACGACCTACACCTGCACCCTGAAGTCGGGGCTGAAGTTCTCGAACGGCAGCGACCTCACCTCCGAGGACGTCAAGGCCTCCTTCGACCGCATGGTCGCGATCGAGGACGACTCTGGCCCGTCCTCGCTCTTCGCCAACCTCAAGTCCACCGCCGCGCCGGACCCGACGACCGTCACGATGACGCTCAACAACCCCGACGCCACCTGGCCCTTCGTGCTCACGACCGGCGCCGGCGCCATCGTCGACTCCGAGGTCTACCCGGCCGACTCGCTGCTCCCGAGCGAGCAGGCGGTGGGGTCCGGCCCGTACAAGCTGGCCAGCTTCCAGTCCGGTCAGCAGGCGGTCTTCGAGCCCAACGAGAGCTACACCGGCGACGTCGAGCTCAAGAACAACGGCTTCATCGTCCAGTACTACACCGAGGCCTCGGCACTGAAGCTCGCGATCGAGGAGGGCGACGTCGACGTCGCCTACCGCAGCCTCGCGCCGACCGACATCGAGGACCTGCGGGGCGAGTCCGGCCAGGGCGTCCAGGTCGTCGAGGGCAACGGCACCGAGATCCGCTACCTCACGTTCCAGACGGACCAGGCGCCCTCGAACAACAAGGCGGTGCGTCAGGCCATCGCGCAGCTGATCGACCGGCAGGCGATCGCGGAGCAGGCCTACGACGGCACCGTCACCCCGCTCTACTCCATGATCCCGCAGGGCCTGGACTACCACACCGAGGCCTTCCAGGAGAAGTACGGCGAGCCCGACGTGGAGAAGGCCAAGGCGCTGCTCGGTGGCGTCAGCACGCCGGTCGACGTGACGCTCTGGTACACCCCCACCCACTACGGCCCCAACGCCGCCGACGAGATCACCGAGATCCAGCGCCAGCTCGAGGAGAGCGGCCTGTTCAAGGTGACGATCGAGAACACCGAGTGGCAGCAGTACCAGACCGACTACAAGGCGGGCACCTACCCGCTGTACCAGCTCGGCTGGTTCCCGGACTTCCCGGACCCGGACAACTACTCGGCTCCCTTCCTCGACGGCAAGGGCGGCTACTTCAACAACGGGTACGAGAACCCGCGCCTGACCGAGCTGATCGCGCAGGAGCAGGGCAGCACCGACGACGCCGAGCGTGAGGCGGCGTTCGCCGAGATCCAGGAGATCACCGCCGAGGACGTCCCCGTCCTGCCGGTCTGGCAGGGCAAGCAGATCGCGGCGGTCCGCGACGGCGTGACCGGTGTCCAGGACACCTTCGACCCGTCCTTCACCTTCCGCTTCTGGCTGGTGAGCAAGCAGGGCTGA